In a single window of the Danio aesculapii chromosome 20, fDanAes4.1, whole genome shotgun sequence genome:
- the sipa1l1 gene encoding signal-induced proliferation-associated 1-like protein 1 isoform X1 — translation MTSLKRSQTERSVGGSVPASDEFYTRRLRLPNGGAPPPRSESTHLTGTPGVPKMGVRARVADWPPRKDGGSGGSGGSGGSGGSSGSGGGGGGNGGGVWHITVETDSPSTTTGSAQSNLSSKLGHLISPQDSSMLRNIHNTLKNKMQSKGKDNRFLSPDGYLGSPRKGMRRIRQRSNSDITISELDGDGSEGWSFSGWTPMHREYGSTSSIDKHGVSGESFFDMLKGYTTDAPDQRSPAPEKLSELLTVAHKQTALDLPDGPLGPPRGSPASRLKEREKQMKRRSKSETGGESIFRKLRSVKAEGDSSRAGSDAEDGKSDDLGPPPKPWVCQKGFAHFDVQSILFDLNEVVQSRQSAAKRKNTTTGASAAAAASASNTSSLSSTQSGAYGSPCGSQEELSVKDGPSLDSGDDKSNDLVLSCPCFRNEIGGEGERNISPSKQGSIGSGASSSSRDEEGSPERAPNTHFSNAGVAVLEAPKDSKSLHHDRGKSNILEHVDLGAYYYRKNFYLREHWNYLGVDETLGPVAVSIRREKLEDHKEHGQQYNYRIIFRTSELTTIRGSILEDAVPSTSKHGLARGLPLKEVLDYLVPELNAHCLRLALNTPKVTEQLMKLDEQGLSFQLKVGVMYCQAGQSSEEEMYNNETAGPALEEFLQLLGERVRLKGFSKYRAQLDTKTDSTGTHSLYTTFKDYEIMFHVSTMLPYTPNNKQQLLRKRHIGNDIVTIVFQEPGAKPFSPKNIRSHFQHVFVVVRALNPCTENACYRVAVARSRDVPAFGPPIPEDATFPKSTVFRDFLLAKVINAENAAHKSDKFRAMATRTRQEYLRDLAERHVTSTPIDPSGKFPFISLAHKRKEKTRPYLGAELRSPGAITWPVYAEDHGAGGELEALLAISNDFLVLVDPEAKAVVFNCAVRDVIGWTLGSPASMKIFYERGENISLRSMNNNTEDFREVVKRLEHLTKGCETSEMTLRRNGLGQLGFHVNYEGIVAEVEPYGYAWQAGLRQGSRLVEICKVAVATLSHEQMIDLLRTSVTVKVVIIPPHEDATPRRGCSELHRMPVVEYKGSNESGSFEYKFPFRSNNNKWQRTSSSPQQSLTASPQSHSGTPNRAVSLGASMGKTLSAERPERAAAIPRSVSSDGRPLDSKRMSPGSENYALTSSLMLGRSQHNRSSPSNLSCSSDTGSGSSAHWRQKSMPEGFAHNRHSPLPPERQMAAEGGSSGKSTPSWPRVEDSSDRPPSDAPVTKSSSSYSGGPRIQRQEQVIHLSPKKGSQSEGPYSHSSSNTLSSTTSSGGHSDDKWYDLGSGGMGDQPESEPNGLGGGGYLQGASADSGIDATSYGPTTHGSSSSLLAVGSSGARERAPSPWHSPTDGGRRVLERSPPAAESPVSPADGPPTTRSPPTHLLVRDGSTYSLSDMASYSSNRHSSAVISSSHSSPREDSSSATSPSSSSSQSSVSPGPKSFYPRQGATSKYLIGWRKPGSTINSVDFGDTRKRPQGEGTDLGSSQSRPSLRDLHSPQAMCKSTVDDDMKKLIITPESPPSIKHKEKLSSSGPSSSGRRSLHRTLSDESIYRGQRLPSLGDSVLEQALASDVLFSCSTLPRSPTTRGAPLRRPSYKMGIKMHGDLSASDTSLADLHDRQRLPPPELGLMPLPDTDTDSGLDWTHLVDVANAFEGERRPQRMQRGFMFSSQDVSQRGETSLSPQHLDLQPVPHTRLSPSEGPSSYGGKVSQLEALVKMLQEDLKKEREEKLKLQAQIKRLWEDNQRLQEESQSSAAKLKKFTEWVFNTIDLN, via the exons ATGACCAGTCTAAAGCGTTCACAGACCGAACGCTCTGTGGGCGGCTCTGTTCCCGCCTCTGATGAGTTTTATACTCGCCGTCTGCGCTTGCCCAATGGAGGTGCGCCGCCCCCTCGTAGTGAAAGTACACACTTGACTGGCACGCCAGGAGTTCCCAAAATGGGCGTTCGAGCACGGGTTGCTGACTGGCCCCCCAGGAAAGATGGTGGCAGTGGAGGGAGTGGAGGAAGTGGAGGCAGTGGTGGAAGTAGTGgaagtggaggaggaggaggaggaaatgGAGGTGGGGTTTGGCACATCACAGTGGAAACTGATTCCCCATCGACTACCACAGGAAGCGCCCAGAGCAACTTGTCAAGCAAACTTGGCCACCTGATCAGCCCTCAGGACTCATCCATGCTGCGTAACATTCACAACACGCTGAAAAACAAGATGCAGAGCAAAGGCAAAGACAATCGCTTCCTGTCACCTGATGGCTATCTTGGATCGCCACGCAAGGGCATGCGGCGTATTCGGCAACGCAGCAACAGTGATATCACTATTAGTGAACTGGATGGTGATGGAAGCGAAGGCTGGTCTTTTTCAGGATGGACCCCCATGCATCGAGAGTATGGCAGTACCTCGTCCATCGACAAGCATGGTGTGTCCGGTGAAAGCTTCTTCGACATGCTCAAAGGCTACACGACAGATGCTCCGGACCAGCGCAGTCCTGCCCCTGAAAAGCTAAGTGAGTTATTGACAGTCGCCCATAAACAGACAGCCCTTGACTTGCCCGATGGACCTCTTGGACCTCCTCGTGGGAGTCCTGCCAGTCGCCTGAAAGAAAgggaaaaacaaatgaaaaggcGCTCGAAGTCAGAAACTGGTGGAGAGTCCATATTTCGGAAGCTGCGGAGTGTCAAAGCCGAAGGCGATTCGTCACGTGCGGGTTCAGATGCAGAGGATGGAAAGTCTGATGACTTGGGTCCTCCTCCAAAACCATGGGTCTGCCAGAAAGGGTTTGCACACTTTGATGTCCAGAGTATTCTGTTTGACCTGAATGAGGTCGTGCAGAGTCGGCAAAGTGCCGCCAAGCGGAAGAACACCACCACTGGTGCCTCTGCTGCTGCAGCAGCCTCGGCCTCCAACACTTCATCTCTCTCGTCCACCCAAAGCGGGGCTTATGGTTCCCCTTGTGGGAGTCAGGAAGAGCTCAGTGTCAAGGATGGGCCTTCACTTGACTCAGGTGATGACAAGAGCAATGATTTAGTTCTCAGCTGCCCATGTTTCCGGAATGAAATTGGCGGTGAAGGAGAGAGAAACATCAGTCCTTCAAAACAGGGCAGTATTGGCAGTGGTGCCTCCAGCTCTTCTAGAGATGAAGAAGGATCTCCTGAAAGGGCTCCCAACACACATTTTAGCAATGCTGGGGTGGCTGTTCTTGAGGCCCCCAAGGATAGCAAGAGTCTCCACCATGATCGAGGAAAGAGCAACATACTTGAACATGTTGACTTGGGCGCCTATTATTACAGGAAGAACTTTTACTTGAGAG AGCACTGGAACTACTTGGGTGTGGACGAGACACTGGGACCAGTAGCTGTCAGCATTCGTCGGGAGAAATTGGAAGATCACAAAGAGCATGGCCAGCAATACAACTACAGAATCATCTTCAGAACCAGCGAG TTAACAACCATACGGGGCTCCATTTTGGAGGATGCTGTGCCCTCCACTTCCAAGCATGGCTTGGCTCGAGGCCTGCCGCTTAAAGAGGTGCTGGATTACCTTGTACCTGAGCTCAATGCCCACTGCCTCCGACTGGCTCTCAACACACCCAAGGTCACAGAACAGCTGATGAAACTGGATGAGCAGGGG CTTAGTTTCCAGCTAAAGGTGGGAGTTATGTACTGTCAGGCTGGCCAGAGCAGCGAGGAGGAGATGTACAATAATGAGACAGCAGGCCCAGCTCTAGAAGAGTTCCTGCAGCTGCTGGGAGAAAGGGTTCGCCTTAAGGGTTTTTCAAAGTACCGTGCCCAACTGGACACTAAAA CGGACTCTACTGGAACACATTCGTTGTATACAACTTTCAAAGACTATGAGATCATGTTCCATGTGTCTACAATGCTGCCGTACACACCCAATAATAAACAGCAG cttCTAAGGAAAAGACACATTGGAAACGACATTGTCACAATTGTGTTTCAAGAGCCTGGAGCAAAACCCTTCAGTCCCAAGAACATCCGCTCGCACTTTCAGCATGTCTTTGTGGTTGTACGAGCGCTCAACCCGTGCACTGAAAATGCCTGCTACCG TGTGGCAGTGGCTCGCTCACGAGATGTACCTGCCTTCGGACCACCGATTCCTGAGGATGCTACATTCCCCAAGTCCACCGTATTTCGAGATTTTCTGTTGGCCAAGGTCATCAATGCTGAAAACGCAGCTCACAAGTCGGACAAGTTCCGGGCCATGGCCACTCGAACACGGCAGGAGTATTTGAGGGACTTGGCTGAGCGGCATGTTACAAGTACACCAATTGATCCCTCAGGCAAGTTTCCTTTCATTTCTCTGGCCCATAAGCGTAAGGAGAAAACACGGCCATACCTTGGTGCAGAGCTGCGAAGCCCAGGGGCCATCACTTGGCCTGTTTACGCTGAGGATCATGGGGCCGGAGGAGAACTGGAGGCCCTACTAGCCATTTCAAATGACTTTCTAGTGCTGGTGGACCCAGAAGCCAAGGCTGTTGTCTTTAACTGTGCTGTCCGAGATGTGATTGGTTGGACACTGGGAAGCCCTGCTTCCATGAAGATCTTCTATGAACGTGGAGAAAACATCTCTTTGCGTTCAATGAACAATAATACAGAAGACTTCCGGGAGGTTGTTAAACGTTTAGAG CACCTCACTAAAGGCTGTGAAACATCTGAGATGACCTTAAGGAGGAACGGACTGGGCCAGCTTGGCTTTCATGTTAACTATGAAGGCATTGTGGCAGAGGTGGAGCCCTATGGCTACGCCTGGCAAGCAGGGCTGAGGCAAGGCAGCCGATTAGTCGAAATTTGCAAGGTGGCTGTGGCAACACTTTCGCATGAGCAGATGATAGACCTGCTCCGCACATCAGTCACTGTGAAAGTTGTCATCATTCCACCCCACGAAGATGCCACACCTCGCAG AGGCTGTTCAGAACTGCACCGCATGCCAGTAGTTGAATACAAGGGCAGCAATGAGAGCGGCTCCTTCGAGTACAAGTTTCCTTTCCggagcaataataataaatggcagcGCACCTCATCCAGCCCACAGCAGTCCCTCACCGCCTCACCTCAGAGTCACAGCGGGACCCCGAACCGTGCCGTCAGCCTGGGGGCCAGCATGGGCAAGACCCTCTCTGCCGAGCGGCCAGAAAGAGCTGCCGCCATCCCCCGCAGCGTGTCCAGCGATGGGCGACCTCTGGACTCCAAAAG GATGTCTCCGGGTTCTGAGAACTATGCCCTGACCTCCTCTCTCATGTTGGGCCGCTCGCAGCACAACCGCAGTTCTCCCAGTAACCTCTCCTGCTCCAGTGACACGGGCTCAGGCAGCTCCGCTCACTGGAGGCAGAAGTCCATGCCTGAGGG ATTTGCACACAACAGGCACTCTCCTCTCCCACCGGAGCGGCAAATGGCTGCAGAGGGAGGAAGCAGCGGCAAGTCGACCCCCAGCTGGCCGAGAGTGGAGGACAGCTCTGACAGACCACCATCAG ATGCTCCAGTCACCAAGTCTAGCTCATCCTACTCAGGCGGCCCACGCATCCAGAGACAGGAGCAGGTGATTCACCTTTCACCCAAGAAGGGCAGCCAG TCTGAAGGTCCATACTCACACTCCAGCAGTAATACCCTCTCCAGCACCACGTCTAGTGGGGGTCACAGCGATGACAAGTGGTATGATCTGGGTAGCGGAGGGATGGGAGACCAGCCAGAATCTGAGCCGAATGGTCTGGGTGGTGGCGGATACCTGCAGGGCGCTTCAGCTGACAGTGGTATTGATGCTACATCGTACGGCCCCACCACACACGGGAGTTCCAGCTCTCTGCTTGCTGTGGGATCTTCTGGGGCCAGAGAGAGAGCCCCTTCACCCTGGCACAGCCCCACAGATGGGGGCCGGAGGGTGCTTGAGCGATCCCCTCCTGCTGCTGAATCCCCAGTTTCCCCTGCTGATGGGCCGCCGACCACTCGAAGCCCTCCGACTCATCTGCTGGTGCGGGATGGCAGCACTTACAGCCTGAGTGACATGGCCTCCTACTCTAG CAACCGTCACTCCTCTGCGGTCATAAGCTCCAGCCACAGCTCTCCTCGTGAAGACTCTTCCTCCGCCACCTctccatcctcctcctcctcccagaGCTCAGTCTCACCAGGACCCAAGAGTTTCTATCCTCGCCAAGGAGCCACTAGCAAATACCTGATCGGCTGGAGGAAACCAGGCAGCACCATCAACTCTGTGGACTTTGGGGACACACGCAA AAGACCTCAAGGTGAGGGTACAGACCTGGGTTCATCTCAATCCAGGCCCTCTCTTAGGGATCTGCACTCTCCTCAAGCCATGTGCAAGTCCACAGTGGATGACGATATGAAGAAACTCATTATTACTCCAGAAAGTCCCCCATCCATCAAGCACAAGGAGAAG TTGTCCTCCTCTGGTCCATCGAGCTCAGGACGGCGTTCTCTGCACCGAACACTGTCGGATGAGAGTATATACCGGGGTCAGCGGTTGCCATCTCTGGGGGACTCTGTTCTGGAGCAGGCTCTGGCCAGTGATGTGCTTTTCAGCTGCTCGACCCTTCCACGATCACCCACCACCCGCGGCGCACCGCTACGCAGACCTTCCTACAAAATGGGCATCAAGATGCATG GTGACCTCTCAGCGTCTGACACCTCTCTAGCAGACCTGCACGATCGACAGAGGCTGCCTCCACCTGAGCTGGGTCTCATGCCCCTgccagacacagacacagacagcgGCCTGGACTGGACCCACCTCGTAGATGTGGCCAATGCTTTCGAGGGTGAGAGAAGACCACAGCGCA
- the sipa1l1 gene encoding signal-induced proliferation-associated 1-like protein 1 isoform X5 — MTSLKRSQTERSVGGSVPASDEFYTRRLRLPNGGAPPPRSESTHLTGTPGVPKMGVRARVADWPPRKDGGSGGSGGSGGSGGSSGSGGGGGGNGGGVWHITVETDSPSTTTGSAQSNLSSKLGHLISPQDSSMLRNIHNTLKNKMQSKGKDNRFLSPDGYLGSPRKGMRRIRQRSNSDITISELDGDGSEGWSFSGWTPMHREYGSTSSIDKHGVSGESFFDMLKGYTTDAPDQRSPAPEKLSELLTVAHKQTALDLPDGPLGPPRGSPASRLKEREKQMKRRSKSETGGESIFRKLRSVKAEGDSSRAGSDAEDGKSDDLGPPPKPWVCQKGFAHFDVQSILFDLNEVVQSRQSAAKRKNTTTGASAAAAASASNTSSLSSTQSGAYGSPCGSQEELSVKDGPSLDSGDDKSNDLVLSCPCFRNEIGGEGERNISPSKQGSIGSGASSSSRDEEGSPERAPNTHFSNAGVAVLEAPKDSKSLHHDRGKSNILEHVDLGAYYYRKNFYLREHWNYLGVDETLGPVAVSIRREKLEDHKEHGQQYNYRIIFRTSELTTIRGSILEDAVPSTSKHGLARGLPLKEVLDYLVPELNAHCLRLALNTPKVTEQLMKLDEQGLSFQLKVGVMYCQAGQSSEEEMYNNETAGPALEEFLQLLGERVRLKGFSKYRAQLDTKTDSTGTHSLYTTFKDYEIMFHVSTMLPYTPNNKQQLLRKRHIGNDIVTIVFQEPGAKPFSPKNIRSHFQHVFVVVRALNPCTENACYRVAVARSRDVPAFGPPIPEDATFPKSTVFRDFLLAKVINAENAAHKSDKFRAMATRTRQEYLRDLAERHVTSTPIDPSGKFPFISLAHKRKEKTRPYLGAELRSPGAITWPVYAEDHGAGGELEALLAISNDFLVLVDPEAKAVVFNCAVRDVIGWTLGSPASMKIFYERGENISLRSMNNNTEDFREVVKRLEHLTKGCETSEMTLRRNGLGQLGFHVNYEGIVAEVEPYGYAWQAGLRQGSRLVEICKVAVATLSHEQMIDLLRTSVTVKVVIIPPHEDATPRRGCSELHRMPVVEYKGSNESGSFEYKFPFRSNNNKWQRTSSSPQQSLTASPQSHSGTPNRAVSLGASMGKTLSAERPERAAAIPRSVSSDGRPLDSKRFAHNRHSPLPPERQMAAEGGSSGKSTPSWPRVEDSSDRPPSDAPVTKSSSSYSGGPRIQRQEQVIHLSPKKGSQSEGPYSHSSSNTLSSTTSSGGHSDDKWYDLGSGGMGDQPESEPNGLGGGGYLQGASADSGIDATSYGPTTHGSSSSLLAVGSSGARERAPSPWHSPTDGGRRVLERSPPAAESPVSPADGPPTTRSPPTHLLVRDGSTYSLSDMASYSSNRHSSAVISSSHSSPREDSSSATSPSSSSSQSSVSPGPKSFYPRQGATSKYLIGWRKPGSTINSVDFGDTRKRPQGEGTDLGSSQSRPSLRDLHSPQAMCKSTVDDDMKKLIITPESPPSIKHKEKLSSSGPSSSGRRSLHRTLSDESIYRGQRLPSLGDSVLEQALASDVLFSCSTLPRSPTTRGAPLRRPSYKMGIKMHGDLSASDTSLADLHDRQRLPPPELGLMPLPDTDTDSGLDWTHLVDVANAFEGERRPQRMQRGFMFSSQDVSQRGETSLSPQHLDLQPVPHTRLSPSEGPSSYGGKVSQLEALVKMLQEDLKKEREEKLKLQAQIKRLWEDNQRLQEESQSSAAKLKKFTEWVFNTIDLN; from the exons ATGACCAGTCTAAAGCGTTCACAGACCGAACGCTCTGTGGGCGGCTCTGTTCCCGCCTCTGATGAGTTTTATACTCGCCGTCTGCGCTTGCCCAATGGAGGTGCGCCGCCCCCTCGTAGTGAAAGTACACACTTGACTGGCACGCCAGGAGTTCCCAAAATGGGCGTTCGAGCACGGGTTGCTGACTGGCCCCCCAGGAAAGATGGTGGCAGTGGAGGGAGTGGAGGAAGTGGAGGCAGTGGTGGAAGTAGTGgaagtggaggaggaggaggaggaaatgGAGGTGGGGTTTGGCACATCACAGTGGAAACTGATTCCCCATCGACTACCACAGGAAGCGCCCAGAGCAACTTGTCAAGCAAACTTGGCCACCTGATCAGCCCTCAGGACTCATCCATGCTGCGTAACATTCACAACACGCTGAAAAACAAGATGCAGAGCAAAGGCAAAGACAATCGCTTCCTGTCACCTGATGGCTATCTTGGATCGCCACGCAAGGGCATGCGGCGTATTCGGCAACGCAGCAACAGTGATATCACTATTAGTGAACTGGATGGTGATGGAAGCGAAGGCTGGTCTTTTTCAGGATGGACCCCCATGCATCGAGAGTATGGCAGTACCTCGTCCATCGACAAGCATGGTGTGTCCGGTGAAAGCTTCTTCGACATGCTCAAAGGCTACACGACAGATGCTCCGGACCAGCGCAGTCCTGCCCCTGAAAAGCTAAGTGAGTTATTGACAGTCGCCCATAAACAGACAGCCCTTGACTTGCCCGATGGACCTCTTGGACCTCCTCGTGGGAGTCCTGCCAGTCGCCTGAAAGAAAgggaaaaacaaatgaaaaggcGCTCGAAGTCAGAAACTGGTGGAGAGTCCATATTTCGGAAGCTGCGGAGTGTCAAAGCCGAAGGCGATTCGTCACGTGCGGGTTCAGATGCAGAGGATGGAAAGTCTGATGACTTGGGTCCTCCTCCAAAACCATGGGTCTGCCAGAAAGGGTTTGCACACTTTGATGTCCAGAGTATTCTGTTTGACCTGAATGAGGTCGTGCAGAGTCGGCAAAGTGCCGCCAAGCGGAAGAACACCACCACTGGTGCCTCTGCTGCTGCAGCAGCCTCGGCCTCCAACACTTCATCTCTCTCGTCCACCCAAAGCGGGGCTTATGGTTCCCCTTGTGGGAGTCAGGAAGAGCTCAGTGTCAAGGATGGGCCTTCACTTGACTCAGGTGATGACAAGAGCAATGATTTAGTTCTCAGCTGCCCATGTTTCCGGAATGAAATTGGCGGTGAAGGAGAGAGAAACATCAGTCCTTCAAAACAGGGCAGTATTGGCAGTGGTGCCTCCAGCTCTTCTAGAGATGAAGAAGGATCTCCTGAAAGGGCTCCCAACACACATTTTAGCAATGCTGGGGTGGCTGTTCTTGAGGCCCCCAAGGATAGCAAGAGTCTCCACCATGATCGAGGAAAGAGCAACATACTTGAACATGTTGACTTGGGCGCCTATTATTACAGGAAGAACTTTTACTTGAGAG AGCACTGGAACTACTTGGGTGTGGACGAGACACTGGGACCAGTAGCTGTCAGCATTCGTCGGGAGAAATTGGAAGATCACAAAGAGCATGGCCAGCAATACAACTACAGAATCATCTTCAGAACCAGCGAG TTAACAACCATACGGGGCTCCATTTTGGAGGATGCTGTGCCCTCCACTTCCAAGCATGGCTTGGCTCGAGGCCTGCCGCTTAAAGAGGTGCTGGATTACCTTGTACCTGAGCTCAATGCCCACTGCCTCCGACTGGCTCTCAACACACCCAAGGTCACAGAACAGCTGATGAAACTGGATGAGCAGGGG CTTAGTTTCCAGCTAAAGGTGGGAGTTATGTACTGTCAGGCTGGCCAGAGCAGCGAGGAGGAGATGTACAATAATGAGACAGCAGGCCCAGCTCTAGAAGAGTTCCTGCAGCTGCTGGGAGAAAGGGTTCGCCTTAAGGGTTTTTCAAAGTACCGTGCCCAACTGGACACTAAAA CGGACTCTACTGGAACACATTCGTTGTATACAACTTTCAAAGACTATGAGATCATGTTCCATGTGTCTACAATGCTGCCGTACACACCCAATAATAAACAGCAG cttCTAAGGAAAAGACACATTGGAAACGACATTGTCACAATTGTGTTTCAAGAGCCTGGAGCAAAACCCTTCAGTCCCAAGAACATCCGCTCGCACTTTCAGCATGTCTTTGTGGTTGTACGAGCGCTCAACCCGTGCACTGAAAATGCCTGCTACCG TGTGGCAGTGGCTCGCTCACGAGATGTACCTGCCTTCGGACCACCGATTCCTGAGGATGCTACATTCCCCAAGTCCACCGTATTTCGAGATTTTCTGTTGGCCAAGGTCATCAATGCTGAAAACGCAGCTCACAAGTCGGACAAGTTCCGGGCCATGGCCACTCGAACACGGCAGGAGTATTTGAGGGACTTGGCTGAGCGGCATGTTACAAGTACACCAATTGATCCCTCAGGCAAGTTTCCTTTCATTTCTCTGGCCCATAAGCGTAAGGAGAAAACACGGCCATACCTTGGTGCAGAGCTGCGAAGCCCAGGGGCCATCACTTGGCCTGTTTACGCTGAGGATCATGGGGCCGGAGGAGAACTGGAGGCCCTACTAGCCATTTCAAATGACTTTCTAGTGCTGGTGGACCCAGAAGCCAAGGCTGTTGTCTTTAACTGTGCTGTCCGAGATGTGATTGGTTGGACACTGGGAAGCCCTGCTTCCATGAAGATCTTCTATGAACGTGGAGAAAACATCTCTTTGCGTTCAATGAACAATAATACAGAAGACTTCCGGGAGGTTGTTAAACGTTTAGAG CACCTCACTAAAGGCTGTGAAACATCTGAGATGACCTTAAGGAGGAACGGACTGGGCCAGCTTGGCTTTCATGTTAACTATGAAGGCATTGTGGCAGAGGTGGAGCCCTATGGCTACGCCTGGCAAGCAGGGCTGAGGCAAGGCAGCCGATTAGTCGAAATTTGCAAGGTGGCTGTGGCAACACTTTCGCATGAGCAGATGATAGACCTGCTCCGCACATCAGTCACTGTGAAAGTTGTCATCATTCCACCCCACGAAGATGCCACACCTCGCAG AGGCTGTTCAGAACTGCACCGCATGCCAGTAGTTGAATACAAGGGCAGCAATGAGAGCGGCTCCTTCGAGTACAAGTTTCCTTTCCggagcaataataataaatggcagcGCACCTCATCCAGCCCACAGCAGTCCCTCACCGCCTCACCTCAGAGTCACAGCGGGACCCCGAACCGTGCCGTCAGCCTGGGGGCCAGCATGGGCAAGACCCTCTCTGCCGAGCGGCCAGAAAGAGCTGCCGCCATCCCCCGCAGCGTGTCCAGCGATGGGCGACCTCTGGACTCCAAAAG ATTTGCACACAACAGGCACTCTCCTCTCCCACCGGAGCGGCAAATGGCTGCAGAGGGAGGAAGCAGCGGCAAGTCGACCCCCAGCTGGCCGAGAGTGGAGGACAGCTCTGACAGACCACCATCAG ATGCTCCAGTCACCAAGTCTAGCTCATCCTACTCAGGCGGCCCACGCATCCAGAGACAGGAGCAGGTGATTCACCTTTCACCCAAGAAGGGCAGCCAG TCTGAAGGTCCATACTCACACTCCAGCAGTAATACCCTCTCCAGCACCACGTCTAGTGGGGGTCACAGCGATGACAAGTGGTATGATCTGGGTAGCGGAGGGATGGGAGACCAGCCAGAATCTGAGCCGAATGGTCTGGGTGGTGGCGGATACCTGCAGGGCGCTTCAGCTGACAGTGGTATTGATGCTACATCGTACGGCCCCACCACACACGGGAGTTCCAGCTCTCTGCTTGCTGTGGGATCTTCTGGGGCCAGAGAGAGAGCCCCTTCACCCTGGCACAGCCCCACAGATGGGGGCCGGAGGGTGCTTGAGCGATCCCCTCCTGCTGCTGAATCCCCAGTTTCCCCTGCTGATGGGCCGCCGACCACTCGAAGCCCTCCGACTCATCTGCTGGTGCGGGATGGCAGCACTTACAGCCTGAGTGACATGGCCTCCTACTCTAG CAACCGTCACTCCTCTGCGGTCATAAGCTCCAGCCACAGCTCTCCTCGTGAAGACTCTTCCTCCGCCACCTctccatcctcctcctcctcccagaGCTCAGTCTCACCAGGACCCAAGAGTTTCTATCCTCGCCAAGGAGCCACTAGCAAATACCTGATCGGCTGGAGGAAACCAGGCAGCACCATCAACTCTGTGGACTTTGGGGACACACGCAA AAGACCTCAAGGTGAGGGTACAGACCTGGGTTCATCTCAATCCAGGCCCTCTCTTAGGGATCTGCACTCTCCTCAAGCCATGTGCAAGTCCACAGTGGATGACGATATGAAGAAACTCATTATTACTCCAGAAAGTCCCCCATCCATCAAGCACAAGGAGAAG TTGTCCTCCTCTGGTCCATCGAGCTCAGGACGGCGTTCTCTGCACCGAACACTGTCGGATGAGAGTATATACCGGGGTCAGCGGTTGCCATCTCTGGGGGACTCTGTTCTGGAGCAGGCTCTGGCCAGTGATGTGCTTTTCAGCTGCTCGACCCTTCCACGATCACCCACCACCCGCGGCGCACCGCTACGCAGACCTTCCTACAAAATGGGCATCAAGATGCATG GTGACCTCTCAGCGTCTGACACCTCTCTAGCAGACCTGCACGATCGACAGAGGCTGCCTCCACCTGAGCTGGGTCTCATGCCCCTgccagacacagacacagacagcgGCCTGGACTGGACCCACCTCGTAGATGTGGCCAATGCTTTCGAGGGTGAGAGAAGACCACAGCGCA